In one Bosea sp. RAC05 genomic region, the following are encoded:
- the tssG gene encoding type VI secretion system baseplate subunit TssG — MTDSAPLQREPSYAEQLQDEPWRFDFYAVMRRLERSFPDRGRIGAVAARRDEYVALGEPAYLDFAASSIAQADRDGQGRLRLLVKFLGLLGPQGALPLATTEESYHWQLARDDAFPRFLDIFNHRFLQLFFRAWADSRPVAQHDRPERDRFAAYVGSQIGLGSAPYLNRDSVPDAEKLAHAGLIGAQAKSASRLRGLLAGLFKAEVEIEQFVGMRLVFDPADRTRLGSRHCTLGGDALLGASVYSVEDKFRVCIVARDLEEFSRFLPSGDRCEKLADAVFFHLGEQFEWDVELALPVGQVKPARLGQFGQLGWTSWMSPNWDAPPGALRRDARFHPAERLREQRSRARSKPNTRTS; from the coding sequence CTGCAGCGCGAGCCGAGCTATGCCGAGCAGCTCCAGGACGAGCCCTGGCGCTTCGATTTCTATGCGGTGATGCGCCGGCTGGAGCGCAGCTTTCCGGATCGTGGGCGGATCGGCGCGGTCGCAGCGCGGCGGGACGAGTATGTCGCGCTCGGCGAGCCGGCCTATCTCGATTTCGCGGCCTCAAGCATCGCCCAGGCCGACCGGGACGGGCAGGGGCGCCTGCGCCTCCTCGTCAAGTTCCTCGGCCTGCTCGGGCCGCAGGGCGCGCTGCCGCTGGCCACGACCGAGGAGAGCTATCACTGGCAGCTCGCGCGCGACGATGCCTTTCCGCGCTTCCTCGACATCTTCAACCACCGCTTCCTGCAGCTCTTCTTCCGGGCCTGGGCGGATTCGCGGCCGGTGGCGCAGCACGACCGGCCGGAGCGGGACCGTTTTGCGGCCTATGTCGGGAGCCAGATCGGGCTGGGCTCGGCGCCCTATCTCAACCGCGACAGCGTGCCCGACGCGGAGAAGCTCGCCCATGCCGGGCTGATCGGCGCTCAGGCGAAGTCGGCCTCGCGGCTGCGCGGGCTGCTGGCGGGGCTGTTCAAGGCCGAGGTCGAGATCGAGCAGTTCGTCGGCATGCGGCTGGTCTTCGATCCGGCCGACCGGACGCGGCTCGGCAGCCGGCATTGCACGCTGGGCGGCGACGCGCTGCTCGGCGCCAGCGTCTACAGCGTCGAGGACAAGTTCCGGGTCTGCATCGTGGCGCGAGATCTCGAGGAGTTCTCGCGCTTCCTGCCGAGCGGCGACCGCTGCGAGAAGCTGGCGGACGCCGTCTTTTTCCATCTCGGCGAGCAGTTCGAGTGGGATGTCGAGCTGGCGCTCCCGGTCGGGCAGGTCAAGCCGGCACGGCTGGGGCAGTTCGGCCAGCTCGGCTGGACGAGCTGGATGTCGCCGAACTGGGATGCCCCGCCCGGCGCCCTGCGGCGCGATGCCCGTTTCCACCCCGCCGAGCGCCTGCGCGAGCAACGCAGCCGGGCGCGTTCAAAACCCAACACCCGAACATCCTGA